In Parasegetibacter sp. NRK P23, a single genomic region encodes these proteins:
- a CDS encoding pyridoxamine 5'-phosphate oxidase family protein: MNSINQQQPEDNRDDLQGREAAEKLSELVNKAKICFMCTNTSAGTDFATRPMAVQKVDKGGIIWFLSASDSHQNLEIAADPRVSLLFQGSTYSDFLRLSGEVNMLNDKSIIEELWNPMLKTWFTEGKDDPRITVLQFIPDNGYYWDTKHNQMVAFAKQVIGAMIGKTLDDSIEGTLKL, encoded by the coding sequence ATGAACAGCATCAACCAGCAACAGCCTGAAGACAACAGAGACGACCTCCAGGGCCGTGAAGCAGCCGAAAAACTGTCGGAACTGGTGAACAAAGCAAAGATTTGTTTTATGTGCACCAATACCAGCGCGGGCACCGACTTCGCCACCCGCCCAATGGCCGTGCAAAAAGTAGATAAAGGAGGGATAATCTGGTTCCTCAGCGCCTCCGACAGCCACCAGAACCTTGAAATTGCCGCCGACCCGCGCGTGAGCCTTCTTTTCCAGGGATCCACCTATTCCGATTTCCTGCGGCTCTCAGGAGAAGTAAATATGCTCAACGATAAATCCATCATCGAAGAGCTGTGGAATCCAATGCTCAAAACATGGTTCACCGAAGGAAAGGACGATCCACGCATTACCGTGCTTCAGTTTATTCCCGATAACGGCTATTACTGGGATACCAAACACAACCAAATGGTGGCGTTCGCCAAACAAGTGATCGGCGCAATGATCGGTAAAACACTGGACGATTCTATTGAAGGAACATTGAAGTTGTAA
- a CDS encoding thermonuclease family protein translates to MIHPSIKHRLPISLLLFCILSNIISCTETNGATAYTLEKNTTHSSPTYKVVKIKDGDTFVVLKDNTELTVRFEHIDCPEKNQPFGTKAKQFVSDQCFGKNITLQHHNKFDRNKRLIAEVLLADGRNLNKLLVENGLAWHFKKYSGDTAYAQLERMARNKKLGLWSEKDPVAPWLWRKK, encoded by the coding sequence ATGATACATCCTTCCATAAAGCACCGGCTTCCGATATCGTTATTGCTGTTTTGCATTCTTTCTAATATTATCTCCTGCACGGAAACCAACGGCGCCACCGCCTACACACTTGAAAAGAATACAACGCATTCATCCCCCACCTACAAAGTGGTGAAAATAAAAGACGGCGATACCTTCGTTGTCCTGAAAGACAATACCGAACTCACGGTACGCTTCGAACACATCGACTGCCCGGAAAAGAACCAACCCTTCGGCACCAAAGCAAAGCAATTCGTTTCCGACCAGTGCTTCGGAAAAAACATCACGCTTCAACATCACAACAAATTCGACCGCAACAAAAGGCTGATCGCCGAAGTGCTCCTCGCCGATGGCCGTAACCTCAACAAACTGCTCGTGGAAAACGGACTGGCCTGGCACTTTAAAAAATATTCAGGCGATACCGCTTACGCCCAACTAGAAAGGATGGCCAGGAATAAAAAACTGGGACTGTGGTCGGAAAAAGACCCCGTGGCGCCCTGGTTGTGGCGGAAAAAATAA
- a CDS encoding tetratricopeptide repeat-containing sensor histidine kinase — protein sequence MVKKPLYLLLWLFMLYTTGCKTQPEKIPVTTSALYKMGEALLNVQNDSAFYYFNEVANTSADSLEVAMAYNKMAIIQADAGDHFGSQESLLTSLRYLDEKEERNSYCLFSDYNELGFTSLGLKNYPDAIRYFDQALRFIEDADYRLIPLNNKALALQRLKNYDAALRIYDSIFERSNPDTKEYARVLSNRAKTRWLKDPGYNALPEFHTSLLLRRKEQDKWGLTASYIHLSDYYSATQKDSARLYAENLRRLALELESPEDELDALQRLIQIDDSANGKQYFNRYLQLNDSIQTSRGNARNQFALIRYEAEKHRAENLELQKQNAEKKVSIFRQRAAIVALVALFIGGWIWFRKRRQQAVREQQLKTSRKVHDVVANGLYRLMAKVEHGTTIEKEELLDEMEILYEQSRDISYDQPEQTPHGFHQQIAALLKSFSSSGTTVSIVGNTPETWLPVSSRVKAELKHVLQELMVNMRKHSHATNVVIKFEPQENELLIRYTDDGVGIPENTVFGNGLTGTENRIRNIGGRVIFESSPAKALHIQLFVPTQTNR from the coding sequence GTGGTTAAAAAGCCCTTATACCTGCTCCTATGGCTCTTTATGCTGTATACCACCGGCTGTAAAACACAGCCTGAAAAAATTCCCGTCACCACTTCAGCACTGTATAAAATGGGGGAAGCGCTCCTCAATGTGCAAAACGATTCAGCCTTCTATTACTTCAACGAGGTAGCCAACACCTCCGCCGATAGTCTGGAAGTGGCCATGGCTTACAACAAAATGGCCATCATACAGGCCGATGCGGGCGATCATTTCGGCAGCCAGGAAAGTCTGCTCACCTCCTTGCGATACCTGGATGAAAAAGAAGAGCGCAACAGTTATTGTTTGTTCTCCGATTACAATGAACTCGGGTTTACAAGTCTGGGGCTGAAAAACTACCCCGATGCCATCCGCTATTTCGACCAGGCACTGCGCTTTATAGAAGATGCGGATTACAGGTTGATACCGCTGAACAACAAAGCCCTGGCCCTGCAACGTTTGAAAAACTATGATGCAGCGCTCCGTATTTACGATTCTATTTTTGAACGCAGTAATCCTGATACAAAAGAATACGCGCGCGTATTGTCGAACAGGGCGAAAACAAGATGGCTGAAGGACCCGGGCTATAACGCCTTGCCCGAGTTTCATACCTCGCTCCTGCTGCGCAGGAAGGAACAGGACAAATGGGGACTTACCGCAAGCTACATTCACCTCAGCGACTATTATTCCGCCACACAAAAGGATTCCGCACGGTTGTACGCGGAAAACCTGCGCCGGCTTGCCCTGGAACTGGAAAGTCCGGAAGATGAACTGGACGCACTGCAACGGCTCATCCAAATCGACGATTCTGCCAACGGAAAACAATACTTCAACCGTTACCTTCAATTGAACGATAGTATACAAACCAGTCGCGGCAATGCCAGGAACCAGTTTGCGCTTATCCGTTATGAAGCGGAAAAACACCGGGCTGAAAACCTGGAACTGCAAAAGCAGAATGCCGAAAAGAAAGTCAGCATATTCAGGCAACGGGCCGCTATCGTTGCACTGGTGGCGCTCTTTATCGGCGGATGGATCTGGTTCAGGAAACGCAGGCAACAGGCCGTTCGCGAACAGCAATTGAAAACATCCCGGAAAGTGCACGATGTGGTGGCGAACGGACTCTACCGCCTCATGGCCAAAGTGGAACACGGCACCACCATCGAAAAAGAAGAACTGCTGGATGAAATGGAGATACTGTACGAACAATCAAGAGATATTTCCTACGACCAGCCGGAACAAACACCACACGGCTTCCACCAGCAAATCGCCGCGTTATTGAAATCCTTTTCTTCCTCCGGCACCACCGTATCCATCGTGGGCAATACGCCTGAAACCTGGCTTCCGGTTTCTTCCAGAGTGAAAGCCGAACTGAAACACGTGCTGCAGGAACTGATGGTGAACATGCGCAAACACAGCCACGCCACCAATGTGGTCATAAAATTTGAGCCGCAGGAAAATGAATTGCTGATCCGTTATACAGATGATGGCGTTGGTATACCTGAAAACACTGTTTTCGGCAATGGACTCACGGGTACGGAAAACCGTATCCGCAACATCGGCGGCAGGGTTATTTTTGAATCATCGCCCGCAAAGGCCTTACACATTCAATTATTCGTTCCAACCCAAACAAACAGATGA
- a CDS encoding response regulator — protein MIQKVLIAEDHESANISVQKTLEALQIFQPDYVYHCDDAALKIKKALHAGDPYDLLITDLYFEKDHRTQTLPGGHELIGAVKAEQPALKILVFSAESRPAIIQKLFDSPGIDAFVRKSRGDAQELLNAIHALYNNQRYYPRNLPEPMERRNAHDFTPFDITILTLMIQGKKVQDIPDYLKEKGIKPSGKSSVEKRLNTIKEVYQFTTNEQLIAYCVKKGIIE, from the coding sequence ATGATCCAGAAAGTACTGATAGCCGAGGACCATGAAAGCGCCAACATCTCCGTGCAGAAAACCCTTGAAGCCTTACAAATCTTCCAGCCCGATTACGTATACCATTGCGACGACGCGGCGCTGAAAATAAAAAAAGCCCTTCACGCAGGTGATCCCTACGACCTGCTCATCACCGACCTCTATTTCGAGAAGGACCACCGCACACAAACCCTTCCCGGTGGCCACGAACTGATAGGAGCGGTAAAAGCGGAACAGCCTGCTTTAAAAATACTGGTGTTCTCCGCTGAAAGCAGGCCCGCCATCATCCAAAAACTTTTCGATTCACCTGGCATCGACGCCTTCGTCAGAAAATCCCGCGGCGATGCCCAGGAACTGCTGAACGCCATCCATGCACTTTACAACAACCAACGTTATTACCCAAGAAATCTTCCGGAGCCGATGGAACGTAGGAACGCACACGATTTCACCCCGTTCGACATTACGATATTAACCCTGATGATCCAGGGAAAAAAGGTGCAGGATATTCCTGACTACCTGAAAGAAAAAGGGATAAAGCCTTCCGGGAAAAGCAGCGTGGAAAAGCGGTTGAACACGATTAAAGAAGTTTACCAGTTTACGACGAATGAACAACTGATCGCTTATTGTGTGAAGAAAGGGATTATAGAGTAG
- the prs gene encoding ribose-phosphate diphosphokinase, producing MHTINLLYPQKSDVSFSTITFPDGQPHIKMDVQSLDRLDKKAPIRLLSRIANPADLMLVLFIKNTLDYHEFEHIELHIAYLMAARMDRVMTGGEPFSLKVVAAVLNQANFKKIRIFDPHSEVATALIDRSYIVTNHSFVKDALKSYFEKNGQESFCLVSPDAGALKKIHGLAQFLNVEHLVECMKERDVKTGILTNFTTTANNLDGLTCFIVDDICDGGGTFIGTAAMLKSKGASKVVLIVSHGIFSKGEKLEGIDEIFSTDSFRGLEGVHCFEVGDYL from the coding sequence ATGCATACCATCAACCTTCTATATCCTCAAAAATCTGATGTTTCTTTCTCCACCATCACTTTCCCGGATGGCCAACCTCACATCAAAATGGATGTGCAAAGCCTTGATCGTTTAGACAAAAAAGCACCAATCCGCCTTCTTTCCAGAATTGCCAATCCAGCCGATCTGATGCTTGTGTTGTTTATCAAAAACACGCTCGATTACCACGAGTTCGAACACATTGAACTGCACATCGCTTACCTCATGGCCGCACGAATGGACAGGGTGATGACCGGCGGGGAACCTTTCTCCCTTAAAGTAGTAGCTGCTGTACTGAACCAGGCGAATTTCAAAAAGATAAGAATATTCGATCCGCATTCCGAAGTGGCTACCGCTCTGATTGACCGATCATACATTGTAACCAACCATTCCTTTGTAAAAGATGCTTTGAAAAGCTATTTTGAAAAGAATGGCCAGGAGTCTTTCTGCCTTGTTTCCCCGGATGCGGGCGCACTTAAAAAAATACATGGGCTGGCGCAGTTCCTGAACGTTGAACATCTGGTGGAATGTATGAAAGAACGCGATGTGAAAACAGGGATCCTTACTAACTTTACCACTACCGCCAATAACCTGGACGGCCTCACCTGTTTTATTGTTGACGATATCTGCGATGGTGGCGGTACATTTATCGGAACAGCGGCTATGCTCAAAAGTAAAGGTGCTTCTAAAGTGGTACTCATCGTTAGCCACGGCATTTTCAGCAAAGGGGAAAAGCTGGAGGGGATTGATGAAATTTTTTCAACGGATTCGTTCCGCGGTTTGGAAGGGGTGCATTGCTTTGAGGTGGGAGACTATCTTTAA
- a CDS encoding metallophosphoesterase family protein, whose translation MPRTFVIGDIHGADKALSQLIERVAPEKSDTLIFLGDYVDGWSGSAAVITRLLALKESFSCFFIKGNHDVWCGDWLAGKNADDEWLKHGGTSTVQSYAALTENEKHLHKTFFNELIDYYIDEDNNLFIHAGFSSMHGPAKEPYATNYTWDRTLWETALALNTALPPDHAFFPKRLKLFREIFIGHTPTINYGTDLPIHAANIWNVDTGAAFTGKITAIDLDSKVFFQSDKVIDLYPGEKGRNI comes from the coding sequence ATGCCACGAACATTCGTTATAGGAGATATTCACGGGGCTGACAAAGCGCTTAGCCAACTTATAGAAAGGGTAGCTCCGGAGAAAAGCGATACGCTGATTTTTCTTGGTGACTATGTGGATGGATGGTCCGGATCCGCCGCCGTGATCACCCGCCTGCTTGCGTTAAAGGAAAGTTTCTCTTGCTTTTTTATCAAAGGCAACCACGATGTATGGTGCGGAGATTGGCTTGCCGGTAAAAATGCTGATGATGAATGGCTGAAGCATGGCGGTACTTCCACTGTTCAAAGCTATGCCGCATTGACGGAAAATGAAAAGCACCTGCACAAAACTTTTTTTAATGAACTCATTGACTATTATATTGATGAGGATAACAACCTCTTTATACACGCGGGCTTTTCATCCATGCACGGTCCGGCAAAAGAACCTTATGCAACAAATTATACATGGGACAGAACATTGTGGGAAACAGCATTGGCACTTAACACCGCTCTTCCACCCGACCATGCATTCTTCCCAAAAAGATTGAAACTGTTTCGTGAAATATTTATCGGACATACGCCTACAATCAATTACGGAACCGATCTTCCAATACATGCTGCCAATATTTGGAATGTTGACACCGGCGCTGCTTTTACGGGAAAAATCACCGCTATCGATCTTGATTCAAAAGTCTTTTTTCAGTCTGATAAAGTAATAGATCTTTATCCCGGCGAGAAAGGAAGAAACATCTAA
- a CDS encoding RNA 2'-phosphotransferase, which translates to MNEKQINSASKYLSLLLRHQPEKIGLQLDENGWASVEELLLKWDGPVSLDYTSLEHIVSTNNKKRFSFDESGQKIRASQGHSIGIDLQLEPQLPPDVLYHGTVEKYLASIRLQGLLKMERQHVHLSIDECTATAVAQRRGKPVLLRIRSGDMQAAGYSFFLSANSVWLTEHIPVNYIQFPS; encoded by the coding sequence ATGAATGAAAAACAAATAAACAGCGCCAGTAAATACCTGAGCCTGTTGCTCCGGCATCAACCGGAAAAAATCGGATTGCAGCTCGACGAGAACGGCTGGGCATCGGTAGAAGAGCTGCTTTTGAAATGGGACGGGCCGGTTTCACTGGATTATACTTCATTGGAACACATCGTGTCCACTAACAATAAGAAAAGGTTTTCCTTCGACGAGTCGGGTCAAAAAATCCGGGCCAGCCAGGGCCATTCGATTGGCATTGATCTGCAGCTTGAGCCACAATTACCTCCTGATGTGCTGTACCACGGAACAGTAGAAAAATACCTTGCTTCCATCCGATTACAAGGGCTGCTGAAAATGGAGCGGCAGCATGTACACCTGAGTATTGACGAATGTACTGCAACAGCAGTGGCGCAACGCCGGGGCAAGCCAGTATTGCTCCGGATCCGGAGTGGTGATATGCAGGCGGCAGGGTATTCTTTTTTCCTTTCAGCTAATTCTGTATGGCTCACAGAACACATTCCTGTCAATTACATTCAATTTCCATCCTGA
- a CDS encoding O-acetyl-ADP-ribose deacetylase: protein MKIELIKADITTMEVDAIVNAANSSLLGGGGVDGAIHRKGGKAILEECMEIRARQGKCPTGEAVITTAGMLPSKYVIHTVGPVWNGNGKETNLLQNCYINSLRLAVKHQIRSIAFPNISTGIYRFPKELAAGIAVKAVGNFEDSMHIDRLIFVCFDDENYTIYEQLLNNE, encoded by the coding sequence ATGAAAATTGAACTTATTAAAGCAGATATTACTACGATGGAAGTAGATGCCATCGTAAATGCAGCGAACTCTTCGTTATTAGGGGGCGGGGGTGTAGACGGGGCCATTCACCGGAAAGGCGGCAAAGCCATTCTGGAAGAATGCATGGAAATTCGCGCCCGTCAGGGAAAATGTCCAACCGGAGAAGCTGTGATTACCACGGCCGGAATGCTCCCTTCAAAATATGTGATTCACACGGTAGGGCCCGTTTGGAATGGAAACGGCAAAGAGACCAACCTGCTTCAGAATTGTTATATAAATAGTCTGCGATTGGCTGTGAAGCATCAGATAAGGAGCATCGCTTTCCCCAATATCAGCACGGGGATTTATAGATTTCCAAAAGAGTTGGCGGCCGGGATAGCAGTAAAGGCTGTTGGAAATTTCGAAGATAGCATGCATATAGACCGGCTGATCTTCGTCTGCTTCGATGATGAGAACTACACTATTTACGAACAACTGCTCAACAATGAATGA
- a CDS encoding NADAR family protein, with product MKYNLAWLIQQYENNRDVSFLFFWGHRPSKENRLTKSCLSQWWMASFEVEGSVYFTAEHWMMAAKARLFGDEEMARQIIQTPDPNAAKKLGRKVKAFDPEIWDAHKFDIVVEGNFHKFSAHAVLKNFLLATGNKVLAEASPEDTIWGIGLTQEDPCVYDPTKWLGENLLGFALMQVRDQLLKAQI from the coding sequence ATGAAATACAATCTTGCGTGGTTGATACAGCAGTATGAAAATAACCGCGACGTTTCGTTCCTCTTTTTTTGGGGCCACCGTCCCTCAAAAGAAAACCGGTTAACAAAGTCTTGCTTAAGTCAGTGGTGGATGGCCTCCTTTGAAGTAGAGGGATCAGTATATTTTACAGCAGAACATTGGATGATGGCGGCTAAAGCAAGGCTTTTCGGAGATGAAGAAATGGCCAGGCAAATAATACAGACACCAGACCCCAATGCTGCCAAGAAACTTGGCAGAAAGGTGAAAGCCTTCGACCCAGAGATTTGGGATGCGCATAAATTTGATATAGTGGTGGAAGGAAACTTCCACAAGTTTTCTGCTCATGCAGTATTGAAAAATTTTCTTCTCGCTACAGGAAACAAAGTTTTAGCGGAGGCAAGTCCTGAAGATACGATATGGGGGATAGGTCTTACCCAGGAAGATCCCTGCGTTTACGACCCTACAAAATGGCTTGGGGAGAATTTACTTGGTTTTGCGCTTATGCAAGTGCGTGACCAACTTTTAAAAGCACAAATATGA